A portion of the Micromonospora vinacea genome contains these proteins:
- a CDS encoding GNAT family N-acetyltransferase, which produces MTVTLRPATEGDLTAVGALHQRSRVAAYSSFLPAEALADPTPEAMGRYWVERWIWERDTHRMTVAERAGAVVGFSHLGPDDEDDPATGLLNAIHLDPAEQGRGVGRTLMVDALDAMRAQGWRRAALWVLRDNAHARSFYERGGWAPTGAEREEHIGTALTPQLRYARPLDA; this is translated from the coding sequence GTGACCGTCACGCTCCGCCCCGCGACCGAAGGCGACCTGACGGCGGTGGGTGCCCTGCACCAGCGCTCCCGGGTCGCCGCGTACTCCTCCTTCCTGCCGGCCGAGGCGCTGGCCGACCCGACACCGGAGGCGATGGGGCGTTACTGGGTCGAGCGGTGGATCTGGGAGCGGGACACCCACCGGATGACAGTGGCCGAGCGGGCCGGGGCGGTGGTCGGGTTCAGCCACCTGGGCCCGGACGACGAGGACGACCCGGCCACCGGGTTGCTCAACGCGATCCACCTCGACCCGGCCGAGCAGGGCCGCGGCGTCGGCCGCACCCTGATGGTGGACGCGTTGGACGCCATGCGGGCGCAGGGCTGGCGACGCGCCGCGCTCTGGGTGCTGCGGGACAACGCCCACGCCCGCTCGTTCTACGAGCGCGGCGGCTGGGCCCCGACCGGAGCGGAGCGTGAGGAGCACATCGGTACCGCCCTCACGCCCCAACTCCGCTACGCCCGTCCGCTGGATGCCTGA
- a CDS encoding ribonuclease Z gives MSMRELVVLGTASQAPTRQRNHNGYVLRWDDEVILFDPGEGSQRQLLHTTVTATDLTRICVTHFHGDHCLGLPGTIQRLSLDRVAHPVAVHFPAGGAEYFARLRYATSFYETAELRVEPIEADGQRIALRCGTLEARRLRHPIETYGYRLVEPDGHRMLPEKLAAYGIAGPAVGELIRVGHLDLDGRRVTRAEVSVPRPGQRFAFVMDTGLCDGVYALAEHADLLVIESTFLESEAALAAEVGHLTAAQAARVATESGVRRLVLTHFSQRYPDPRRFHDEARAHFDGDLIIAEDLTTVQLPPRRVDSAG, from the coding sequence ATGTCCATGCGCGAGCTGGTGGTGCTGGGGACGGCCAGCCAGGCGCCGACCCGTCAGCGCAACCACAACGGGTACGTGCTGCGCTGGGACGACGAGGTGATCCTCTTCGACCCGGGCGAGGGCAGCCAACGTCAGCTCCTGCACACCACTGTCACCGCCACCGACCTGACCCGGATCTGCGTCACCCACTTCCACGGCGACCACTGCCTCGGTCTGCCCGGCACCATCCAGCGACTCTCCCTGGACCGGGTGGCGCACCCGGTCGCCGTGCACTTCCCCGCCGGCGGCGCCGAATACTTCGCCCGGCTGCGGTACGCCACCTCCTTCTACGAGACGGCCGAGCTGCGGGTCGAGCCCATCGAGGCCGACGGGCAGCGGATCGCCCTGCGCTGCGGCACGCTGGAGGCACGCCGGCTCCGGCACCCCATCGAGACGTACGGCTACCGGCTGGTCGAGCCGGACGGGCACCGGATGCTGCCGGAGAAGCTGGCCGCGTACGGCATCGCCGGGCCGGCCGTCGGTGAGCTGATCCGCGTCGGGCACCTGGACCTCGACGGACGCCGCGTCACCCGGGCCGAGGTGAGCGTGCCCCGGCCGGGGCAGCGGTTCGCGTTCGTGATGGACACCGGCCTCTGCGACGGGGTGTACGCCCTCGCCGAGCACGCCGACCTGCTGGTCATCGAGTCGACGTTCCTGGAGTCGGAGGCCGCGCTCGCCGCCGAGGTCGGGCATCTCACGGCGGCGCAGGCCGCCCGGGTGGCGACCGAGTCCGGGGTACGCCGCCTCGTGCTCACCCACTTCTCCCAGCGCTACCCCGACCCGCGCCGGTTCCACGACGAGGCGCGGGCGCACTTTGACGGTGATCTGATCATCGCCGAGGATCTGACCACGGTGCAGCTTCCGCCACGCCGGGTAGATTCGGCTGGGTGA